TCCTCCAAAATAAAAACTTTGTTGGTCCCgttatatttttatatcattatTGTCGTATTATAAAGTTTATGGAACAACTTAAAGCTGCGTTCTCGCTCAAGCACTATAATTAAAAATTTCCTAAGTCCACAAATGTGTAAGCCAACATATTTTAACAGTCGTTTTTCATTATATACGCGTCCTTGTCTAGATTCACTATAAAAACAACAAACTCTAGGAACAGCTACAACGATGCCATTCACATTTCTCATAAATGAATTCAACCCTTGGTTTCTTCATTGTGTATGGTTATTTGCATtagtaatttaataaaaataatgaatagAAAAGATTATATGTTTGAATCAATTGTTTCCATCCAATCTATAGTAAAGAGATAGTTTCATCAGATAAATCTATGATGGAGACACGAGTTTGTATTAGTCATGGTACTAGCTACTAGGAAATAaaaaagaacaatacacaaaGAATCCCGCATTTACATAGGggatttccaaaaaaaaatgtaTCACAAGCGGTATGATGTAAGTAACCTTTTTAACACAAGCATCATTCTCATTATTACTCAATTGTTAAGCTTAAGCATAAAGTATTAAAATTGCAAATATTACCAAATAACATAGTTATCATGATATAGGGGTGACATGTGGGCCGGTCCGGTCCCTAAACAGGCCAAGTGGGCCGGAACTAACGGTTCCTGTCCCAATCTCGGTCCGGTCCCTAAATAAACGGTCCTACCGATCCCGAGCTAAATGGTCTTTTTGTAGGAATCGGTTCGGGATCGGGCCCACAAACTCATGATCCCGGGCTAAATGGGTCGGGCCCGCGGGTTAAGTGAGCCCAAcggctaattttttttaaaaaaattaaatagaaattagagacaaaaagatgttaaaaaaaatatctaagacaatgccttgtaaattttattatagaattgtgacctaatttttttaattcaaatttaaagacaaaaatattgtaaagagatattcaaagcaatgccttgtaattttattatagcattaaaaaaatatcgcaatatctttcttagtcttcctctcctctatggaatgagcacaacaaggtgctaataccaccattgagaagaaaaagaaactaatcaagatatgccaaaatacaagttacataatacatactaatttttgttcatacaagttacatggtatctcttacaaactttataaatccttcaaggtccggaggaatttctgttggtggtggcggaaaagtatCTTGGTCATTGCCGCTTCCATTGTCGGGCGAAGCAACAttctccgcaagttcagctagcattttttcgtaagcttcgtcttcctttggttgtgattcagcaagttcaaaatttcttctttccgagcgggtCCAAAATTTCTGAAGTActaatttttccaagctctccctcatagacgctctataatcaccaaGTTGAAGTCATGCTTGACTGAAAgtgctctctgatgccactgttgaagcttgaatagttaaattgtctcgggccatccttgaaagaaccgaaaagtatttttctttgtccttccaccattgcaaaagattaaaggagccttcgggattcacttcctcaattccctgcgacaaataaatttcaagcttatttagttgtgaaaaatcattaCTACTAGAACTTTGAGAACCCCTaaaccctgcccaagcactaagtgctcttactcccgtagttcttttagatgattgagaatctgaagaagaaggagttggaacatttagTCTAAcatgatttaatgcaacttgataagtattataaatagtttgagcatttattctaattgaggctattgcttccGGAAGTTGAGACAACtcatcatcttcaagtgctaaaccattataaataatttcataccaaaattgaggacctcctaatttcgtATAAGTATTTAAAAAgtagcaacaccataaatagggggaatagggaaaaaatattttaaaacttttttctcatagaatcaatagcaagtttatgAATTTCCTTGCCctttgaaaaatgagcaaatagattagcaagttctgcaatataaactaaacaattagaaatagtaggataatattgcccagaaaattcatttgtagcaatatgaattTTTTCTAGAAAATCAACAAGtatttaacattagcccaatccacattcgtaaggtgctcatcatcatcacttacatatGCATTAAACGTTGGGTTTATgaggtttctatattcatatgcaacaaccaaactttcatacatgtaattccatataatcggacaaggtttaggaacctttttTTCTCTTAGGCCacattcatcgcatcttttaaaatattctttaAGTCTACTTCTatggtttgaataaaaaaatcagttaaaagccattttaacctttttaatttcaatatttaaaattctctTACCATCACCcgcaattaaatggtaaatatgacatacatctaacatgaaaaatattactaaatgcaggatttagtgtagtggtaagcaaatCTATAACATTTGTGTTATTAATAGCATTATCCATTAAAaccgacattattttatcactgaTGCAAAAATATCTGCAAATATCCATAACTGTATTAGCAATAAACTGccatgtgtgacgtgaattaattattctataagcaattatgcacttttgcattatccaatcctcatcaatccaatgattGGTAACAatataaatagcgcaaatattgttcatattcatgcttatatttgtaaatatcgctctttacggttgttcgaggaaaacctttataagtaggattaaaaaattTCTACTAATGCACAAACGAAGGGTCataaggaaaactatagggtaaacacataacagttaccatttttgccaattcttcccgatctatatttggatcataatataaaatatcaCCGATAATAGTGTTAATTCCCGGatgaaattgatttgaaccggTACTAGGGCCAGCCTGACTAGGAGTAGGTACATTTTTTCCCTCGGCCAAAGCTTCCAGACAAAGATATCTGACTCTATCTTGAGGGTATTTTTTttatgtgtctagccaaagttTCCGTCTCCCCCTCCTCCCCCAcgattcaaaatatttaaaagctaactccGTACCACAAGTATTACACTTAACTTTATTTTCTGGaactagttgagtaaaaaatggtcAAACATAAAATGTTTCTGTTCGTTTGGTAgattgtctagaaaaagtaggagCAATAACTGGAGTATCAGATGGgtcatcatttggattagcagggttatcactagttgggttAACATCAAGAGCaagactagtgggtgtatcattaTCCGGTTGAGTTTAATCAAGATCAAttttctcatcatcattttcatcaatagtattataattattagaataaagagcattcattaatccatggtctaattgttcatcggctgcaatattatggcaaaattggcTCTctataaattgtaataaactattatcgctatcaagaatagcaggtgtaggacgaCTATGAGGTTTGTTTCGGGGAGCCGGGGGTAGGGGAGGAAGAACATCATGACCACTAGATTCAtactcttggattttcccttatttttaccaattttttttaaggaagccatcttaattaatcaagtaataacaaataaataaaacaaacaaaactataatattaaaacttaagagttggaacgagtttaccgaattgacgaacaacttgttgaaaattggttatagttgaagacttgaagacttcaattcactaACTTCACAATTTTTTTACAAATTGTAATAACCtcaatattttttttactattttttggaataaagtaagcaatagtagcaagtatagaagaaaatttgagagagattgtgataaattgatattgattttgtaagaaaaaggaaagaagggaggaggtatttatagttgaaaatatggaaaaagtgtaattataaaaagtttgggttTAAAACAAAATTTTTTTGGGAGGGGGAGGGGGTTAAATGCCTACTTTTTAAAGCCCAACAATTGTTTTTTAAAATAGCCAAACGGctacatttattttttttaaaaaaattaccgttgggcccgtttggcccgccaaGGGACCGGGACAAAAGATCGGTCCTGTCCCGGTCCCTTGGCGGGCCAAACGGTGCCGGTTCTAACGGTTCCAAAGCTAAGAACCGGCCCACAAGACCAACTCAAGTCCACCTTTACCGGTCCTACCGGTTCCGACCCACTTAGTCCATTTGGCCCATTTGAATTGCGGTCCCGGTCCCGGACcagcccacttgccacccttatcacgAGGTAAAAGCTTCTTCATATCCACGGTTTACATTTATTTATACTAAATCATTAAATAGGCACATATTTgcatataaatttattttttcttaatcatAATAAGTTAAGATGGCGTGATATAAACTGTAAACGTAGAACATAAGTAAATTTTTTAGCTTGTCATACAAACTCCTTAAAAAGTCAAAGTCTTACCTTTTAAAGATATTTACGTGCActcaaattgtaaaattaaattagTAAAATCTAAATAGAGCGTGATTGTGTGTCCTTTCCCTCCCTTTCTTTTCGCCCAAGCAAGCTATAAAAACCAAATATTAAAGGTCCACAGAAAGAAAATCAGATTCTGGAAATCCCgtaattgatttttttattaGTAGTTTTTCACAAAATAATTGACTGAAAAAATACCATTCCTTCCTAACATCGTCGTCTGCTAATCTGCTTTGCTTTTGCTCCTCGCACTGCACTTCATGATTTTGTTAATGAAGGGCATCATTTATCGTGGTAACCacccctttttgtttttcttttcaatttttttattttattttttattttatagtttaTGGATCTGAATTAATCTGTTTCGATTTGGTTGTTCCGGAATTTATGTGACCTGATTTTGATTTTATGAGAAATTGTTTTGACGCTATGTTTTATTTTTCCATCAGTCtataagaattaattcctatTTGAGGTTGTACTTTTTTCAGAAAAAATCCTTTTTCTTATTGTCGGATGGTATTAGATTGGACACCGAGTTTAAGATGTTAATTTGATTTAAATATTATCATAGTAATATAAAAGTTAGATTGGTAGAGAAAACATTAATTCAAAGTTAAAATTTTTGAATAGCAAGTGACATTTATCCATGGAAAATCTTTGCAACACTAGGTGAATTTTTTTCATCTATCCAAGTTTTGGTGCACAAAGTTACTGGGTACCTGTGTTTGTGGGAGGTAGAATTAGCCTattccccccaaaaaaaaatctttccaAAACATGCAATTTTTTAAAACAGTTTGAAGTATTTGTTGCTGTGAAAGTTGTATTGAAATGGAATAGCTGCAAACATGGGGGAGTAATTCTTTGTCAAATGATTTTTTCTTAGTGTATATATCTTAGAGAGTGAGGAGTTTTTGTTTAGATTTGTTCTTTGTACATTTGCTTTCGACTTGAATACTGACAAAATCTATGTTTTCAGAGGAGGTCAATTAGATTATCTCTTTTAGTTTAGCATTGTGCAAACGGTAAGAATTTGTTGACTTTACACCTACGTTATGGAGAAAAGTGGATTGTACAAAGATCACCATCCAGTGCAAAAGTTGGTAAGTATCTCAAAGTTAGCTATGTTCTATTCACACTTTCTTGTTCCTCAGAAATTAATTTATCTCTGTTTCTAAAAACAATCTCAATAAATGGTTTGTGACTTCAGTTGGATGCGTGCAATGTTTCTTCTTCTCACTTTGCCCGCGGTTAAGTATGAACTTATACTTTGTTGTTAAAACTTAGGCCAGTTGGCTATTCAAGTGTTCACTTAGCATTGATTTTGTTTCGATAAAGTATTCACTTAGCATTGATTACTTTAGTAATATTGTATTGACCTCTATATCTCTATGCAATGCCTTTGTTCAGTTGGTCGAGTGTctgctttccataatttctgAAGCTGGACAATTCCTTTTAAGTTGTTGATAAATACATGAAGACGCTGTTCTGGATTTCCTTTTTTGACTGATTGACTTCCTATTCTTTTCCTTTGCTAGGTTTTGCATTTTCTACACCATGACGTTGCTTCTCGGAAATTTATCGCAGAGGATTTATACTATGTTACTTTAGCGTTTAGCCTTCTTGTTTGATACTTGTAAATAGATAGTTTACCTGTAGATAAAATGGAATCAAAGTTGTTTGAAGTGCTAGATAATGGCCATAGGACTGTGGTTGGATCAAAGAGGAAAGTGGCTTCTCAAAATTTGTCTCATTTATTTAGAGCTAGCAGTGAGAAACTGTCAATTCAATCCAACCATGATAGCAAGCTTGGAGAGAGGAAAAGGACTGCTGAGTGCGAGTCTAATTATCAGTCACATCTCAGGAAATCTTTACTCAAGAACTACTTAAACTTTATGAGAAGCAGACTACCACAACGGGTACTGTTTTATCAGAATGGTGAATGGACCGATTTCCCTCAAGATATTATTCTTATAGTTAAAGAAGATTTTCGGGCAAAAAAGGCTGTTATTGAGGTGAAAGTTGGTGGCTTTCATTTAATGCTTGATATTCTATATATGGTTCAAATAGATCTGATTAATGGTTTGCACAAACCTATTGCCTGGATAGATGAAGCAGGTGGCTGTTTCTTCCCCGAGTCATATCTTGTCAGTTGTGAAATGCATGGGAACTTTAAAAGCCAGTCAAAGAGAATCGAAGAGTTTATGGCTATTGAACCAGATAGGGTAGCTGATATTAAGTTGCAACTCGAAATTGATTTTAATGGACTGGAAAATAGTAATAGTAATTTGGAAGAATATGTGGAAGAGTCAAATGTTGGTTTTAAGAGGATTAAAGTAAATCCTGTTAAAGACAATCAAGAATGTGCTGATGATAAAAAATCAGATGCAAAGGTGGAACAAGTTGCAGAGAATAAACAGAACCAGGAAATAAGGACTCTTGCTGTAGTTGCTCTGAAATTGGTGGATGCAGAATCTGTCAAAAATATGTTTGTTATGGGAATGAATATCATCCCTAAAATGGATGAAATCAAAATTACTAAATGCTCTAGTAATTATTTGAAAACTCGCTTGGAACTCTTTGAGAAGCAAAttgaaataacccaaaaataTCGTGGGAATGCAAATGTTCGATATGCTTGGCTTGCCGCTTCCAAAGATTTACTATCTACAATTATGAACTATGGCCTTGCACTTGGGGGACCTAAACATAAGACTAAATTTGGAGTCGGAGTTCACCTCAGTACTCTGCATTGTGCCTCTAAAAGGTTTGAATACATTCTCTTAATGCAACATTATCTCAGTCATAACTAAATATATTTTGCACCTTCAATGAGGTGAAACTCTGATCAGTTATCAGatccccccccccacccccagcCCCACCCCCCCActcacaaaaaagaaaaaaggaaaacaataaGCCTTAAAGAAAAGAATGCTCcaggtttttattttcttttcaatgAAAAGGAAATACTACTGTATGCCGTTGGAAACCTATCCTGTGGTATGATTCGTAATATGAATCTCCACATGACTAGTGAAGAAAGTTCTTGCTTTCCCCTGATcccatctttttcttcttgttcatGTCTATTATTGTTTCTTAGAGGATCTAACAtcaatctttcttttcttttttctctctctcttccaGTGCAATTAATTGTGATGTTGACGAAAATGGCATCCGCTACATGGTTTTTACTCGTGTGATTTTGGGTAATGTGGAACTTTTGAATAGCCGATCTGAACAATGTTGTCCTACTGATGAAAATTACGATAGCGGAGTTGATGATCTAGAGAATCCTACTTGTTATGTTGTTTGGAATATGAATATGAACGCACACATATACCCGGAGTATGTTGTGAGCTTCAGAATTCCTCCAGGAGCTGAAGGTGATCTCCACTTTTTTCCTATATCTAAGCATCAGGATGAGATAATCTGTATAGGCCTTATTCTAACGATTTGTTTTGAAACTTTT
Above is a window of Nicotiana tabacum cultivar K326 chromosome 8, ASM71507v2, whole genome shotgun sequence DNA encoding:
- the LOC107819729 gene encoding inactive poly [ADP-ribose] polymerase RCD1 isoform X2, with amino-acid sequence MESKLFEVLDNGHRTVVGSKRKVASQNLSHLFRASSEKLSIQSNHDSKLGERKRTAECESNYQSHLRKSLLKNYLNFMRSRLPQRVLFYQNGEWTDFPQDIILIVKEDFRAKKAVIEVKVGGFHLMLDILYMVQIDLINGLHKPIAWIDEAGGCFFPESYLVSCEMHGNFKSQSKRIEEFMAIEPDRVADIKLQLEIDFNGLENSNSNLEEYVEESNVGFKRIKVNPVKDNQECADDKKSDAKVEQVAENKQNQEIRTLAVVALKLVDAESVKNMFVMGMNIIPKMDEIKITKCSSNYLKTRLELFEKQIEITQKYRGNANVRYAWLAASKDLLSTIMNYGLALGGPKHKTKFGVGVHLSTLHCASKSAINCDVDENGIRYMVFTRVILGNVELLNSRSEQCCPTDENYDSGVDDLENPTCYVVWNMNMNAHIYPEYVVSFRIPPGAEGPHFGNDSRMHVSGYSTCCQGPVDQESRNHQISMGKLSLEKVARTPKSPWMPFPLLFAAISNEVPAEKMNLVTSNFELFKSKKISRDEFVRQLRLIVGDTLLRSTITSLQFKVPSKSFEMVPPKQEP
- the LOC107819729 gene encoding inactive poly [ADP-ribose] polymerase RCD1 isoform X1, with protein sequence MESKLFEVLDNGHRTVVGSKRKVASQNLSHLFRASSEKLSIQSNHDSKLGERKRTAECESNYQSHLRKSLLKNYLNFMRSRLPQRVLFYQNGEWTDFPQDIILIVKEDFRAKKAVIEVKVGGFHLMLDILYMVQIDLINGLHKPIAWIDEAGGCFFPESYLVSCEMHGNFKSQSKRIEEFMAIEPDRVADIKLQLEIDFNGLENSNSNLEEYVEESNVGFKRIKVNPVKDNQECADDKKSDAKVEQVAENKQNQEIRTLAVVALKLVDAESVKNMFVMGMNIIPKMDEIKITKCSSNYLKTRLELFEKQIEITQKYRGNANVRYAWLAASKDLLSTIMNYGLALGGPKHKTKFGVGVHLSTLHCASKSAINCDVDENGIRYMVFTRVILGNVELLNSRSEQCCPTDENYDSGVDDLENPTCYVVWNMNMNAHIYPEYVVSFRIPPGAEGPHFGNDSRMHVSGYSTCCQGPVDQVPTDTFPKDLESRNHQISMGKLSLEKVARTPKSPWMPFPLLFAAISNEVPAEKMNLVTSNFELFKSKKISRDEFVRQLRLIVGDTLLRSTITSLQFKVPSKSFEMVPPKQEP